In Vespa velutina chromosome 1, iVesVel2.1, whole genome shotgun sequence, the following proteins share a genomic window:
- the LOC124949999 gene encoding 3-ketodihydrosphingosine reductase: MAINHLKMTLSINLIIAVIVLLIIGLIIKLVFYRGRLRSVENKHVVITGGSSGIGKSVAIVAAKHGAHVTIIARNVERLEKAKYEIMQACKNKDTQRVEYLSLDVTESYEELQKAFMELEKTMGPIYMLVNCAGSAVCAKIEDTSTSDIRKMIDLNFLGTYYCIKAIVQSMKTARDGIIVLTSSQAGFIGIYGYSAYCGVKFALRGLAESLAMELGSHNISVTLCLPPDTDTPGFAEEELSKLLETKLISQSSGLVKPNVIADQLFKDALNGKFFSTVGMEGFLLCIVSCGMSPFTSILELLMQITLMGLSRLISAFYLISFQRIILKCMKTRDKNKKSE, encoded by the exons ATGGCGatcaatcatttaaaaatgacaTTATCAATTAATCTTATAATAGCCGTTATTGTTTTGTTAATCATCGgcttgataattaaattagtaTTTTATCGTGGCCGTTTAAGAAGCGTGGAAAATAAACATGTCGTG ATAACTGGTGGTTCCAGTGGAATTGGAAAATCTGTAGCAATCGTCGCTGCTAAGCATGGAGCACACGTAACTATCATAGCCCGTAATGtagaaagattagaaaaggCTAAATACGAGATAATGCAAGCTTGTAAGAATAAGGACACTCAGCGGGTGGAGTATTTATCACTTGATGTAACTGAAAGCTACGAGGAGTTACAAAAGGCATTTATGGAGCTCGAGAAGACCATGGGTCCCATATATATGCTAGTAAATTGTGCTGGCTCTGCTGTCTGCGCTAAAATCGAAGATACATCCACTTCTGATATACGCAAAATGATCGACCTGAATTTTCTTGGTACTTATTATTGCATCAAAGCCATCGTGCAAAGTATGAAAACCGCTAGAGATGGGATCATCGTATTAACGTCATCTCAAGCTGGTTTTATAG gTATCTATGGTTATTCAGCTTATTGCGGCGTCAAATTTGCACTGCGTGGTTTGGCAGAGAGTTTGGCCATGGAACTTGGCTCGCACAATATTTCTGTGACTCTCTGCTTACCTCCTGACACCGATACACCTGGTTTTGCTGAGGAAGAACTGTCAAAGCTGCTGGaaacaaaattgatttctCAATCGTCAGGTTTAGTCAAACCCAATGTAATTGCGgatcaattatttaaagatgCCTTG AATggcaaatttttttcaaccGTTGGTATGGAAGGATTCCTTCTGTGTATAGTTTCTTGTGGGATGTCTCCGTTCACTTCGATTTTGGAGCTATTAATGCAAATAACATTAATGGGTCTCAGCAGACTGATAAGCGCATTTTACCTCATCTCATTCCaaagaattattttgaaatgtaTGAAAACTCgtgataagaataaaaagtccGAATGA